A stretch of Macadamia integrifolia cultivar HAES 741 chromosome 7, SCU_Mint_v3, whole genome shotgun sequence DNA encodes these proteins:
- the LOC122083691 gene encoding photosystem I reaction center subunit XI, chloroplastic-like has product MAAASPMASQLKSNFTTSLIKGLVSPKGLPATPLRVLPSKRNPSFTIRAVQAEKPTYQVVQPINGDPFIGSLETPVTSSPLIAWYLSNLPAYRTAVNPLLRGIEVGLAHGFLLVGPFVKTGPLRNTEYAGAAGSLAAAGLVIILSICLTIYGVASFKEGEPSIAPSLTLTGRKKQPDQLQTADGWAKFTGGFFFGGISGVTWAFFLLYVLNLPYFVK; this is encoded by the exons ATGGCTGCTGCTTCCCCCATGGCCAGCCAGCTCAAGAGTAACTTTACCACCTCCCTTATAAAGGGACTTGTCTCTCCCAAGGGTCTCCCTGCAACTCCTTTGAGGGTCTTGCCTTCCAAGAGAAACCCTTCCTTCACAATCAGAGCTGTCCAGGCAGAAAAG CCAACTTACCAAGTGGTTCAACCAATTAATGGGGATCCATTCATTGGAAGCTTGGAGACTCCAGTAACATCAAGTCCATTGATTGCTTGGTACCTCTCCAACCTACCTGCCTATCGGACGGCAGTCAACCCACTACTGAGAGGCATTGAAGTGGGTTTGGCCCATGGGTTCCTGTTGGTTGGACCCTTTGTTAAGACTGGGCCTCTGAGGAACACTGAATATGCAGGAGCAGCTGGGTCTCTTGCAGCAGCAGGCCTTGTTATTATATTAAGCATTTGCTTAACAATCTATGGAGTTGCTTCATTCAAGGAAGGAGAGCCGTCAATTGCTCCCTCCTTAACCTTGACAGGGAGGAAGAAGCAGCCTGATCAGCTACAAACTGCAGATGGGTGGGCCAAGTTCACTGGAGGGTTCTTCTTTGGTGGAATTTCTGGTGTCACCTGggctttcttcctcctctacgTTCTAAACCTGCCATATTTCGTTAAGTAG